In Erigeron canadensis isolate Cc75 chromosome 1, C_canadensis_v1, whole genome shotgun sequence, a single window of DNA contains:
- the LOC122585232 gene encoding signal peptidase complex catalytic subunit SEC11A-like: MGWIGDQIDSIKSMQFRQLFTQAISLGMIVTSALIIWKGLMCVTGSESPVVVVLSGSMEPGFKRGDILFLHMSKEPIRAGEIVVFNVDGREIPIVHRVIKVHEHEDGEVDVLTKGDHNPGDDRSLYAHGQMWLQRHHIMGRAVGFLPYVGWVTIIMTEQPIIKYILIGALGLLVITSKE; this comes from the exons ATGGGATGGATTGGAGATCAAATCGATTCTATCAAATCAATGCAATTCAGACAATTATTCACTCAAGCCATTAGTCTTG gtATGATTGTTACATCTGCATTAATTATATGGAAAGGTCTAATGTGTGTTACTGGTAGTGAGTCGCCCGTTGTTGTTGTGCTATCTGGAAGTATGGAACCTGGTTTTAAAAGG GGTGATATACTTTTTTTACATATGAGTAAGGAGCCTATTCGAGCTGGAGAAATTGTGGTGTTCAATGTTGAT GGGCGGGAAATTCCAATTGTTCATCGAGTGATTAAG GTTCATGAGCATGAAGATGGAGAAGTTGATGTCCTTACAAAAG GTGACCACAATCCTGGAGATGATAGATCTTTATATGCTCATGGTCAGATGTGGTTGCAACGACATCATATTATGGGGAGAGCTGTCGG GTTTTTGCCTTACGTTGGATGGGTGACAATTATAATGACGGAACAGCCCATCATCAAG TATATTCTAATTGGTGCTTTGGGATTGCTAGTAATAACTTCAAAAGAATAG
- the LOC122610726 gene encoding signal peptidase complex catalytic subunit SEC11A-like has protein sequence MGRIGDQIDSIKSVQLRQLFTQAISLGMIVTFSFIIWNGLMCVTGSESPVVVVLSESMEPGFKRGDILFLRMDKDPIRAGEIVVFNVDGRAIPIVHRVIKVHEHEDGEVNVLTKGDHNLGDDRSLYAHGQMWLQRHHIMGRAVWFLPYVGWVTIIMTEQPIVKYILMGALGLRVITS, from the exons ATGGGACGGATTGGAGATCAAATCGATTCTATCAAGTCAGTTCAGCTCAGACAATTATTCACTCAAGCCATAAGTCTTG GTATGATTGttacattttcatttattatatgGAATGGGCTAATGTGTGTTACTGGTAGCGAGTCGCCCGTTGTTGTTGTGCTATCCGAAAGTATGGAACCTGGTTTTAAAAGG GGTGATATACTTTTTTTACGTATGGATAAGGATCCGATTCGAGCCGGAGAAATTGTGGTGTTCAATGTTGAT GGGCGGGCGATTCCAATAGTTCATCGAGTGATTAAG GTTCATGAGCATGAAGATGGAGAAGTTAATGTTCTTACAAAAG GTGACCACAATCTTGGAGATGATCGATCTTTATATGCTCATGGCCAGATGTGGTTGCAACGACATCATATTATGGGGAGAGCTGTCTG GTTTTTGCCTTACGTTGGATGGGTGACAATTATTATGACGGAACAGCCCATCGTCaag TATATTCTTATGGGTGCTTTGGGATTGCGAGTAATAACTTCATAA
- the LOC122591357 gene encoding protein S-acyltransferase 11-like has translation MESSDDSTIAPPPPPPPPPPSSEPASQEDHYVASITEEHEVTCWGCGLILILSPYTPIFKCGWCGAITNHNAVKSYVKYFWWRRLRDRCFVCVLVLFMIFIIGGGIWAIYPIVFSISYFCGIFNMTMSIFFSITTILTYIFSAFRSPGEAPLIPWGSYPAVGKGGLEGYTFCNYCQKPKSSNSHHCRSCGICVLDMDHHCPFIGNCVGSANHRVFILFLISAVISNFYVSVISSFTAFHIWPPLRHFPISVLSSPVDYTLVYGFLKQIAFSFFTSIESLPIRGFVLIYLFIASISVEVGLCVLLWQQMSYIYQGKTYLSSLSSRGNRNSKKDCQNIVRFFGCPYSATRYLLGFWNSRKTHKK, from the exons ATGGAATCATCAGATGATTCCACTATCGCTCCTCCTcctccgccaccaccaccaccaccgtcttCTGAACCCGCCTCTCAG GAAGATCATTATGTAGCATCAATAACAGAAGAGCATGAGGTAACCTGTTGGGGTTGTGGTTTGATCCTTATTCTTTCGCCCTATACGCCCATTTTTAAATGTGGCTGGTGTGGAGCCATTACAAATCATAATGCAGTTAAAAGTTATGTTAAGTACTTTTGGTGGAGACGTCTGCGAGACAGGTGTTTCGTTTGTGTTCTCGTACTATTTATGATCTTCATTATAG GTGGTGGTATATGGGCTATTTATCCTATTGTCTTTTCCATAAGTTATTTTTGTGGCATATTCAATATGACCATGtctattttcttttcaataacCACAATTTTGACATACATCTTTTCTGCATTCCGTTCTCCTGGTGAAGCCCCGCTCATACCCTGGGGTAGCTATCCAGCTGTGGGAAAAGGTGGTCTTGAAGGCTACACCTTTTGCAACTACTGCCAAAAGCCAAAATCATCTAATTCTCATCATTGTCGTTCGTGTGGCATCTGTGTGTTGGACATGGATCATCATTGCCCCTTT ATTGGGAATTGTGTTGGTTCTGCGAACCATCGTGTCTTCATCCTCTTTCTCATCTCAGCAGTGATAAGTAACTTTTATGTTTCAGTCATATCTTCATTCACAGCATTTCACATCTGGCCACCATTACGACACTTTCCTATCTCGGTTCTAAGTAGTCCCGTTGACTACACGTTGGTTTATGGATTTCTCAAGCAAATTGCTTTCTCATTCTTTACATCCATAGAGTCTTTACCCATCAGAGGTTTTGTTCTCATTTACCTATTTATCGCAAGCATTTCAGTGGAAGTCGGGTTATGTGTGCTTTTGTGGCAGCAAATGTCTTACATATACCAAGGCAAGACATATTTAAGCTCCCTGAGTTCTCGTGGGAACCGGAATAGCAAAAAAGACTGCCAAAATATCGTTCGGTTCTTTGGGTGTCCTTATTCTGCGACTAGATATCTGCTAGGTTTTTGGAATTCTAGAAAGACTCACAAGAAGTGA
- the LOC122601571 gene encoding delta(24)-sterol reductase-like → MADLEAPLVRPKRKKVWVDYFVQFRWILVIFVVLPISFTLYFLTYLGDVRSAWKSYEKRQKEHEENVKKVQKRLKERNPSKDGLVCTARKPWIAVGMRNVDYKRARHFEVDLSAFRNILEIDQERMIAKCEPLVNMGQITRATCPMNLALAVVAELDDLTVGGLINGYGIEGSSHLYGLFSDTVVAYEIVLADGRVVRATKDNEYSDLFYAIPWSQGTLGLLMSAEIKLIPIKEYMKLTYKPVRGNVRDLAQGYIDSFAPRFGDDDNENTPDFVETMIYNPHEGVCMTGKYASKEEAKMKGNTINSVGWWFKPWFYQHAETALKKGEFVEYIPTREYYHRHTRCLYWEGKLILPFADQFWFRYLFGWLMPPKVSLLKATQGEAIRNYYHEMHVIQDLLVPLYKVPDALEWVDREMEIYPLWLCPHRLYKLPCKTMIYPEPGFEQECRPGDTEYAQMYTDVGVYYTPGPVFRGEVFDGVEAVRKLETWLIENHGFQPQYAVSELDEKKFWRMFDAGLYEQCRNKYGAVGTFMSVYYKCKKGKKTEKEVQEAEKAEVETAYAEVDQAE, encoded by the exons ATGGCGGATCTTGAGGCTCCATTAGTGCGCCCGAAAAGGAAGAAGGTGTGGGTGGACTATTTTGTCCAGTTTAGATGGATTCTTGTTATCTTTGTGGTACTTCCCATCTCTTTCACCCTCTACTTCCTTACGTATCTTGGTGACGTTAGATCTGCCTGGAAGTCCTATGAGAAACGCCAAAAGGAACATGAAGAAAACGTCAAGAAAGTTCAGAAACGTCTCAAGGAAAGGAACCCGTCAAAAGATGGTCTTGTTTGCACAGCCCGAAAGCCCTGGATTGCAGTTGGAATGAGAAATGTTGACTACAAACGGGCTAGGCATTTTGAAGTTGACCTTTCGGCTTTCCGTAACATTCTTGAAATAGATCAAGAAAGAATGATTGCTAAATGTGAGCCATTGGTCAATATGGGTCAAATCACACGAGCTACTTGCCCAATGAATCTTGCTCTAGCTGTTGTTGCTGAGCTTGATGATCTAACTGTTGGTGGGCTCATAAATGGCTATGGAATCGAGGGAAGCTCCCATTTGTATGGTCTTTTCTCTGATACCGTTGTGGCTTATGAGATCGTTCTAGCTGATGGCAGAGTGGTTCGAGCCACAAAGGACAACGAGTATTCCGACCTTTTTTATGCAATTCCATGGTCTCAAGGAACTCTTGGGTTACTGATGTCAGCTGAAATCAAACTTATTCCCATCAAGGAATACATGAAGCTAACATACAAACCCGTTAGAGGCAATGTAAGAGATCTTGCACAAGGGTACATTGACTCTTTCGCCCCTCGATTTGGGGACGATGACAATGAAAACACACCCGACTTTGTTGAAACAATGATTTACAATCCTCATGAGGGCGTTTGTATGACTGGAAAATACGCTTCCAAAGAAGAGGCTAAAATGAAAGGGAATACAATCAATAGTGTCGGTTGGTGGTTCAAGCCATGGTTTTACCAACATGCTGAAACAGCTTTGAAAAAAGGAGAGTTTGTGGAATACATACCGACTAGAGAGTATTACCATAGACACACTCGGTGCTTATACTGGGAAGGGAAACTTATCCTTCCTTTTGCTGATCAATTTTGGTTCAGATATCTATTTGGCTGGTTGATGCCCCCAAAGGTTTCTCTTCTTAAGGCCACTCAAGGTGAAGCCATCAGAAACTATTATCATGAGATGCATGTTATTCAAGATTTGCTTGTTCCCCTTTACAAGGTCCCTGATGCCCTGGAATGGGTCGATCGTGAAATGGAG ATTTATCCCCTTTGGCTATGCCCACACAGACTCTACAAGCTCCCATGTAAGACAATGATATACCCTGAGCCAGGGTTTGAGCAAGAATGCAGGCCAGGTGATACAGAGTATGCACAAATGTACACAGATGTTGGAGTCTACTATACACCAGGACCCGTGTTCAGGGGTGAGGTATTTGATGGTGTTGAGGCGGTTCGTAAATTGGAAACTTGGTTGATTGAGAATCACGGATTTCAGCCACAATATGCTGTTTCAGAGCTTGATGAGAAGAAATTCTGGAGGATGTTTGATGCAGGGCTTTATGAGCAATGCAGGAACAAGTATGGGGCCGTTGGAACTTTTATGAGTGTGTACTACAAGTGTAAGAAAGGTAAAAAGACCGAGAAGGAGGTTCAAGAAGCCGAGAAAGCTGAAGTAGAGACAGCTTATGCTGAAGTTGACCAGGCAGAATAG